CCTAAAGCCTGTGAAGTTTCAGGTTCGAATTGAAGAGCCGAATCGTTAAGTTCAAGCTTTTCGAGCGCTTCCCTCAAGTCGTTGAATTTAGCTGAATCAATTGGATATAACCCGCAATATACCATTGGGTTTAGGCGGCGATAACCTGGTAGCGGTTCAGACGCGCCGTTTTTCGCATTCGTGATCGTATCACCGACACGTGTGTCGCCAACGTTTTTGATTGCAGCAGTCAAGAAGCCTACATCTCCAACAGTCAGTTCAGCTGCAGGAGTAGCTTTTGGAGTGAATACTCCAACTTCTGTTACTTCAAACTCTTTGCCTGTTGCCATCATCTTGATTTTGTCGCCAACTTTTACAGTGCCATCGACGACACGGATATAAGCTACTACGCCGCGGTATGCGTCGTACAAAGAGTCGAAAATCAATGCTTTTAAAGGAGCTTCAGGGTCTCCCTGTGGAGCAGGAACCTTCTCGACGATTTGTTCCAGGATTTCTTCAATTCCGATTCCCGCTTTTGCAGAAGCAAGAACTGCATCAGAAGCATCCAGCCCGATCACATCTTCAATTTCATTTCTTACACGCTCAGGATCCGCACTTGGTAAATCGATTTTATTGATGACTGGCACGATTTCGAGGTCATTGTCGATTGCAAGGTATACGTTCGCCAATGTCTGTGCCTCAATTCCCTGTGCCGCGTCGACAACAAGAACCGCACCCTCACATGCTGCCAAGCTTCGTGACACTTCGTATGTGAAGTCTACGTGTCCAGGTGTATCGATTAGATGGAATGTGTAGATTTCTCCATCCTTCGCCTTATACTTTAATTGTACTGAATTCAGCTTTATCGTAATTCCGCGCTCACGCTCAAGATCCATCGAATCCAGAAGCTGATCCTTCATTTCACGCGCAGTCAATGCATTCGTCTTTTCAAGGATACGGTCAGCCAGCGTCGACTTACCGTGGTCAATATGGGCGATAATCGAAAAATTTCGTATTTTGCTTTGTCTATTAAGTCTATCTTCTCTGCTCATTGCGTTCACTCCTACTATACTCGCGCATGTACACTATTGTTGATTATATCAGCAGGAATATCAAGATTCAATAAATAATAGTGGAAGACTGGTGGGATGGCCTGTAAAGCGGAGCTAGACTGCGTCCTTGAAATGTTAACAGAAAATTGGGAACTTATTAGGGAAAATAGAATGTAGAAAGGATGTGGATTATGATTATAAAAAATCGCTCTGAATCAGAAGAGTTGAGAGTACTGAAGGCACTGAATTCGAGAATGGATTTAGCAGAGAGGGAAAAACAATATTTTTCCAATCTACAGAAAGGGTTTGAAGGTGAGGTGATGTTTGATGGGTATCTGAAACGATTAGTCATTCAGTCTCTTATCCTTAATGATTTGCTGCTTGAACACAATCATTCACATTTTCAAATTGACTCCCTGATGATCTCGCAGAGTCTCAGCTACCTATTTGAAGTGAAAAATTTTGAAGGTGAGTATTATTTTGACGGTGACACTTTCAGGAAAATTAATGGAACCGAAGTTAAGAATCCACTGCTTCAACTGGAAAGGAACTTATCTTTATTAAGACAATTCTTCAATTATTTCGGATTTAATACCTCCATAGAACCCTACCTCGTATTTGTCAATCCCGATTTCACTTTGTACAATGCTCCTCTCAACAAGCGAATCATCCTCCCGACCAACCTTAACCGCTTTATCCACCAATTGAATAACAACAAGTCTACTCTTAATGATCAACATTCCAGATTGTCAGAAAAATTACTATCATCTCATTTGACGAAATCTCCATTTACCAAAATACCAAAGTATGAATATTCTCAACTGAGAAAAGGTGTGTTCTGTCATTCATGCGGCAAGGCTATGGAGGAATATAGCGGAAGGGTATTTATGTGCAATAACTGTTCAGTGAAAGAGAATACAAAGAGTGCGCTTATCAGAAGTGTTAAGGAGTTTAACCTCTTAAATCCTCTTGAAAAGATGTCTACTAATATTGTCTACGAATGGTGTGGTGGTGTTTTTCCGAAGAAAACAATCAGGCAGGTAATGAAGGAAAATTTCATTACTTCAGGTTATGGACAATGGTCATATTATGAATAAGGATGTTGGTCACCAATGTGGGTTATTGGTGACCTCTTTTTCTTGAATCCTGTTTTTTTGGGCACCAATTCAGCCTATTGGTTACCTCTTTTTCTTAAATCCGAGTTTTTTGGGCACCAATGTGGTCTATTGGTTACCTCTTTTTCTTGATTCCTGATTTTTTGGGCACCAATGCGGCCTATTGGTTACCTCTTTTTTCTGATCCCTGATTTTTAGGGCACCAATGTGGTCTATTGGTTACCTCTTTTTCTTGATTCCTGATTTTTTGGGCACCAATGACCTTTATTGATATTAACCTACTCAGTCCCAACAAAAAACAGCGGACCTAAGCCCGCTGCTCTGTTTACTTCCCGGTTATCAACTCAACAGTTTTCTCGACGACAGAGGATACTCCATCTGCCAATTTTTTTCCTATTGATGAAAAGAGGTTGAATGCTTTCATTTCTTCTAGTTTTTCCCGTTTTTGTTCCAAATCATGGCTGGAAATGTCGTTCCCTAAAATGGCGGTTTCAAAGCTCCCGTTTTCCTTTTCGTCGATGCTGAATGCACTTTTGAATTCAGGGTCTTCGTAGCCTTTCATTTTATGGATGCCTTCATTTGCCTGTTGCATGCCGAACAATACGGATATGAACATTAAAGAAGCTAGCATAAAGCTTTTAAGCATGAACATTTTCATCTTTATCACCTAATCGATTTTTTATTGTTTGTCAGGAGGTTCCTGCGCTGGCGCATCTACTTTTTCCGCCTGCCAATAGAATTCACTGAAAACATCTGCAAGTGCATCGGCAGACCTGTTCAGTTCTTCAAATGTGTTGTCAACGCCGCCGAACTCTATTAGCAATGCATTTCCGGACAAGTCCTGATTGAATTTTCCATTCGTCGAGGCACCCTTTTTCTCGATGATGCCCCTGCTTAATCCCTTGCCATACTTTTTATCGAGGAGATTATGCAGTTCTCGTGCGAGAGCAAGGTTTTTTTCATAATTAGCATTTTCCCCGCCGATCACAAATGCCAGTTTTGCGTATGGCTTTCCGTTGATTTGGATCGTTGTTTTATCTTTTCGATATCCATCTCGGTGGATATCAATAAAGTATTGGAGATTCCGGTCTCCAGCCATTGCAGCTTCCACAACCGGCCGTGATTCCTGATAGGCTTTTCCAAATCCAAGCCCTTTCTTGCTGAGATTGGCCATTACGTCCGTTTTATCTACTATTGTTCCGACGCCTCGCTGTTCCAGGCTCTTTTTCAGCTGGTCCCCAATCTTCGTGACATTCACCTGTGAGTGATAGGCCTTATTCGGATCAGTCACACCCTTAAGATAAGGAAGATACGATTCTCTTGTGTGTGTAAAATAAATATAGACTGCTTTACGGTCTCCCGTGGATAGCGGAGCTGTTGCCGTATCTTCAGGACTGCCCTTATCTAAACCTTCCGTGTTTTGCAGCGCCGCTTCCTGCTCTGCTTTCAATACATCGACAGGGGGAGCTGATTCCATTGGCATGTTCGTATAATTCGTTCCTTCACCAGCGACTAGTATTTTGCCGTCAAAAAGCGAGAAACCCGGAAGCTCCCTTCCTAGCAAGCTCCGTGGATCATCCAAATTGATATTGGTAGAAAGCTTAAACATGACGTTCGTTAGCTTCGGTGTCTCATATTCCTCTGGGAGCGCCTGAAGGAATTGATGGTTTTCCCAACCCATTAAACTGAAAAGCAGTTGACCATTTAGATTGTTTGCTGCCTGATTAACGGAATCCGAGGTGATCCTGTATTCAGGTTTTAACGAAGTCATCACTCCGCTTATGGAAAAAATCCCAATGAGAAAGAACACAAATGCTAATGCTGCTTTTACTACTTGAGTCCCTTGGACAGCTACAATTATTCCAGATCGTTTATTAAATCTCATTGTTCCACCTCTCTAATGCAAGTCTAGTAAATGTTATGACTTTGCTAGAGAAGATAGAACTTCGAATCCTTCCGTAACGAATTTGAAATAAATTAATAGAATATCTTAATGTGTATACATGCCTGTATTGTCCTGGTCGACCCTAGTATGCAGCGCTGAATTGAGGCCGCTGGCAATGAGATTGGCCATATCATCTATGAACACATCGACTTCTTTAGGAGTCACCATCAGGTTATGGCCTAGAGGAGATAGAACCTCATAAATAAGTTTTCGCTTCTCTTCGTCTTCAAGCGTTCCGATCATTCCAAGGAAGGTTTGACGATGTTCAGCTTCGGGCAGGTCTTCTTCTGTCAGCTTTTTTCTTTTTCCAAAACTCATTCCCGCCGGCACAAGTGACCTCGAAGGCTTATCGCCTTCTCTCATTTCTTTGCCAAAATGTTTTAATATGAAATCAATCGTATCACTTGTAATCGAAACCGCATCGACCACTGTAGGAACTCCAATCGCTATCACTGGAATACCTAAAGTTTCTTTGCTTATTTCCTTCCTTTTATTACCTACGCCTGATCCAGGGTGGATGCCTGTATCCGAAATCTGGATCGTCGAATTGACTCTTTCAATCGAACGGGAAGCAAGTGCATCGATTGCAATAACAAAATCAGGCTTTGTCTTCTCCACAACGCCAAAAATAATATCAGACGTCTCAATCCCTGTTAGACCCATGACTCCCGGAGATAGTGCGCTAACAGAACGATACCCTTCTTCCACACTCTCAGGCTGGAGATCGAACAAGTGCTTGGTAACGAGCAAATTTTCACATACGAGCGGCCCTAAAGCATCCGGTGTGACATTCCAGTTCCCCAGACCAACAACAAGGCAGGATGCATCTTCCTTAATGCCAGATTGTTTGATAAAATGGGAAAACTCATTTGCGAATACTTTCTCTACTTTTCCTTGGAGCTCGGTATCCTGCTGGCGAATGCCAACCACTTCTATTGTCAAATATTGCCCCTGTTTTTTGCCAAGGCTCTTTTCGCCCTCAGCCGTCACCTCTACTAGAGAAATTTTTATATCATTTTCTTCTTTTTCTTTTATAATGACGCCTTCAATCTGGGAAAGATTTTCCTGGGTATGGACAGTTGCTGCCTGGTCTGCCAGCACCATCTCCCTCGCTTCCACAGCCAGGTCAGTCCTGATTGAATACATGCTCAAATCTACTGGTTCCTTCATTATCGCATTCCTCCCAATAACAGTTTGGCTGCAATACAGCATACTATTGCCTATCTTTTCCTTTTACATAAAAAAACATTCACGATACACTAGACTTAAGTTAAAGCAGAGTATTGCATTATTAACCCCTGTTTGATAAAATATCATTTGTTCTTAATAAAATAAGAAATGTACTGGAAATGTCGAGTTCCATAAAATCTCGATGCTTTTTTAGGAGGTGAACGGAATGCCAAACATTAAATCTGCAATCAAACGCGTAAAAACTAGTGAAGCGAGCAAAGCTCAAAACATTACTGTGAAATCTTCTATGCGTACAGCAGTTAAAAAAGCAGAAGCAGCAATCGTGAACAACGATACTGAAGCAAAAGTTTCTTTCGCTGAAGCAGCTAGCAAGCTTGACAAAGCAGCAGCTAAAGGTCTTATCCACAAAAACGCAGCTTCCCGCAAAAAAGCCCGTTTAATGAAAAAATTAAACGCTAATGGCTAATTTTAAATGCTAAAAACAAAATAAAAAAACGACCTTCGAAGGTCGTTTTTTTATTTTGCTCTTTATGTAAGACTCTTTTCTCAAAAATGAATTGCATTACCTAAATTTCTTCGGTAAAGTTGACTCTTCTTATGAGAAGAGAGCATCACCTGCAAAATGGGTATATATTACGTTAAATCAATTTTAGGATTTCAACAACAATCTTAATGTAAACAGCCTGATGTAAAATCATTTCCTGCCATTAATCTGGAATAAGATCATTTCAATCAACATTTCTTTTTTCATTCCGCCAGTTTTCATTTGATAATCAGCGTCAGCAAGAAGCTTCATGATCCTGGTCAATTCATCATCCGAAAACGCTCCTGCCTGTCCCGCTGCCAATTTCACCCTGAACGGATGGACCTTCAAGGTCCCGGCAATCTGCTGCTGGCCATAACCTTTACGAGCAAGCTCCTTCACCTGATAAATCAGTCTGAATTGACCTGTAATTACCGCAAGTATTTTTATTGGTTCCTCGTTTTGTTTTAACAAATCATAAAAAATCCTTAAAGCAGCCTCTACATTGCGGTGGACGACCTTGTCGACCAGCGAGAAAATATTCTGCTCCAACGACCTTGCAGTCAGTCGGTCGACAACCTCCCTGCTGATTGGCTCGTTTTCTCCCGCATAAAGCGCAAGTTTATCGATCTCGGATGTCAGCATGAACAAATTCGTCCCAGCAAGCGTTAACAGAAGCTCAATTGCATCTTGATCAATCACAGCCCCATTCGCCTGAGCGCGTTCTTTTACCCAGGATTTAGTTTCTTGTTCACTCATCTTCTTGGCTTCGATTACCGTAGCTTTCCGCTTTAACTCCTTCGTCACTTTCTTTCGTTCGTCCAGTTTCTCGTAAGGTGCAGAAAAAACAACGATCGAGTACGGCGCAGGCTGGGAAAGATATTCCTCTAGTTTCGCTAAATTATGCTCTACCTTCCCTTTTGATTTTTCCGAAGTCAAAAATACAGGATTCTGGAGGATGACCAAACGCTTTTCCCCCATAAACGGGAAAGTTTCAGCATCTTCCAGCGCTGCCTCGATTGGTGTTTCTTCCAGATCGTAAACCGAGTAATTAAAATCTTTCTCTTCGTCATCCAAAACATTGTCCACAAGAAGCTGTTTTGTTTCATTTATTAGAAAGGTTTCTGTTCCAAACATTAAATAGACAGGGTCCACCTGTTTTTTGCTTATTTTTTTCCAAATGTCCAATACCACTTTTTACCGCTCCGTTCAATCCAGTTTTGCCATATATCTATCGTAAAGAAGCTTGGACATTTTGACAAGCATTCTAAGGGAATTGGCCCCCTATCCGGACCAATTCCCCTATTTATATTGAACGCTGGCGATATAAGGCCTAGGATACTTATATCTCAGCGGTGCATCATGGTAAGATTATTTTAGCCTCAGGAGGGAAAAGTATTTGTGTCAACTCTTGGTACATTGACACACATATAGGAAGGCCTGATTTTTCATTTACATTGCTGCACAGAGAACACTGGATTTTTTAATTTGAATCGCTTATACTATTATAGAATTATTAGGGGGGATTGACTGTGAATCAATTCGAAGAAAATGTCCAAAGTAATCGCAATGACGCTGTTGACTCAGGTGTTGGATTCATCGTTTCTTTTGGATTCTTTGCAACAATGTTCATTATTGCGACAGTCGTGCAGTTAATCGGGAGTTAATCACGGCTACATAGGATAAACTTTTGGAGACTGCATTTGACAAAATGCAGTCTCTTATCATGTTCATGTGATTTTCGGGGGAGAGAACTATTTGTTCTTGCTATATACTATGGAAGTTGTGTCGTAAACGTTCCTGAATTGTCTTTAAACTTGTAAATGATTGCGCCATCTTCATCTGTCCTGAAAATCTGCATGCCACGTTCTTCTAACCTTTCGATGACTTCTTCAGCGGGATGGCCGTACCGGTTATTCTCTCCTACAGAAATGACTGCAAAATCAGGCTGCGTTCTTTCCAGAAAAAGTTCTGAACTGGAATATTTGCTACCATGATGCCCGATTTTTAAAACGTCTATGTCAATGTCCTTTGTTTTCCTGGCCACCGAACTTTCTCCTTCGATGCCTAGATCACCTGTAAAAAGCCACTTGTTTCCCCCAATAGCTGCAAGCAGAACTATTGACTGGTCGTTTCGCTCCCCAGCAGTTTCGCTTGGATTAAGTATCCTAAAATCACCCCCAGCCGTTGTCCATCCAGTGCCTAAACCAGCTATATAAATGTCTGCCCCCTTTTCATTTGCGATGTCCATGATTTCTAACTCCAATACCGATCTCTCTTCTACACGCGGTACTATCAGCTGTTTTACCCGTATTTCCTCCAACAAAGCAACAGCTCCCCCTATATGATCTGCGTCCCCGTGGGTCAAAATCAATTTATCAACAGACCTGACACCTTCACTTTTTAAAAAAGGAACGACGATTTTCATACCGGGATCATATGGACTGCCTCTCTGCGCCCAGTGCTCTTTTTCAAAGGAAATGACACCGCCCGTATCTATAAGATAATTGCCCTGATTATGCGGCATCCTGATGAAGATGCTGTCACCCTGCCCGACATCCAGGAAGGTGATTTGCCCATAAGGATTTAAATATGGAAGTAATATTTGCATGAATAGAGGAAGTAACGGCAAGGCAAAAAGCCATAGAGGAGGTTTTAACTTTTTAAAAATAAAACCTTCCCACTTAAAAAAAAATAGTGGAATCAAAATGACTTGTACAATAAGTAAAAATGGTTCAAGCTTGCCAATAATGATCGTCGAAATCGGAAGCTCAGACAGTTTCATGGCGAAGAGGTTCACATGATGTACGAGGTTCTCCATGAGGTACAAATAAAAAGAAGGCAACACCCCCAGAATCAACAAAATCACATAGGTGATCAACAAAAGCGGAAGTAATACGAAAGAGAAAAGCGGCACGAAGAGGAGATTGGCAAAAATCGATATCGCAGAGACTTCATAGAAAGTAGCAAGGATGACAGGAAGACTTGAGAGCTGTGCTATAAAAGAAGCGGCAGCAGTCTGCTTTACAAACGATGTAAAACTTTTAAGAATAACCGGTGCTGAAATGACCAGGGAGAAGCTGACGGCAAATGAAAGTTGGAACCCTGTATCAAATATGATACTCGGATGGATAAGTGCCATGAGCATAAAGGCTGCTGAAACTGCGTCAAGAGGCGTTATGCGCAGTGATATTCGCCGTGAGCCAATCAACATGACAAGCATTGCAGCTGCCCTGACAACCGGAGGAGCTAGCCCAGTAATAACTGCGTAAACAGGTAGATAGGCCATTAACAAAATTTCAGTTTTTTCCTTCGTCACCCCCATCCTGATACAAAGAAAATAAATCATACCTGTAAGCAACCCAACATGAAGGCCGGAAATAGCTAGTAAATGGACGATTCCTATTTTCTGGTAAGATCGTTCTGTTTCTGGATTAAAGAGATTTCTATCCCCAAATATAAGTGCTGCTGCAAGGGCTGAAGTTTCCACTGGCAAAGTGTCTTTTATCCTGGCAATTTCATTATGTCTAATGGCTTTTAATGCAGTTAAAATTCCATCGGATTGTTGATAGCAAGTTTCCAGAGATAGTTTGTCGACATCAAAGATCCAGAAGATGTCGTTCCGGTGAAGATAACCTTTGTAATCGAATGCATTGGGATTTCTGGCAGGAGATGGACGATTGAGGACTCCGGACACTGCACATGCCATTCCAGGAGTAAGCAGTGTTTGGATAATCTTTTGTTCGGCATTTGACTTGATCCTGTATTTGACAACCAGTTTTTCATTAGAAGGCATTGCTCTTCCGTAAGCAAAAAGCAAGTCACCGTCCAGTTGGATTTCATCGTCAAATAATATCAGGAAGTTTTTTTCATTGCCTGTAAAAGTTGATTCAGAAAGTGACTCTGAATATCCCGCGGACATAAAAATGAGGTAGCAGCCCACCAAAAGCACAAGAGTGGAAGCGGGGAGTTTCTTCAGCTTTTTTAACAGGAACACGTTAAGCAGGAACAATCCCCCGTATATGAACTTATTTTCAGTAATGGTCAGAAGACCCAATAACGAGACAGCTGCCAGGTAAAACAGCTGCCCTTTAATAGGCCAAAATCGATTTGGCATCATATTCTATTTTCCTTAATTAAGTTATTTAGATAAATGGACAACCTCAACATCCCTTAAGAAAAGTTCATTATACTTGTTAGGATAGGCGCTGCTGTATACGATTCTTGTAATCCCTGACTGTGCGAGTGTCTTGGAGCATTTTTCGCAAGGCTCGTGGGTTACAAAGGCTGTTGCACCTTTTAGAAGCCCTCTGTCGGCGTGGAGGACTGCATTCTCCTCTGCATGCAAGGTCCTGATGCATCTTCCCTGCTCGTTAATCAGGCAGCCGACATCCTCACAGTGGTCATGGCCATGTATTGACCCGTTGTAACCAGTTGATACAATGTGCTTGTCTTTTACAATGACACAGCCTACATGCAGCCTTGGGCAGGTAGAGCGTGTCCCAACTTCTTCAGCGATATCAAGAAAGTATTCATCCCAACTCTTTCGTTCCATGCTGTAATCCCCCTTTAATTGCTCAAAAAATGTACAGGTATTGTAAATAAACTCTTGCCATGTATCTAATTTTAATACTTATCATCAAAGAGTCAATTTCGATGCAGCTATTTTACAGAAATCAAGTCCTTCAATTTTTCAAAAGTCTTATCACCAATTCCGCTGATTTCTTTTAAATCCTCGATTGATTTGTACGGACCATTCATCTCGCGATATTCAATAATGGCATCTGCTTTTGCAGGACCTATCCCCGGTAATGTCTGGAGCTCACTGGACCCAGCAGAGTTCAAGTTCACTGTCCCATTTCCTTCCGTCTCCCCCACCTGTACAGGAGGCACAGCATTGACATTCTCGCCGATACGCGGCACATATATGGCCATTTCATCCTGCACATATGACGCAAAATTAATGACAGCCGTATCTGCGTCCTCCGCAAGCCCTCCTGCCAGTTCAATTAGGTCAACCACCCTCCCTCCCTCATTGATTTCGTAAACGCCAGGGTTTACGACCGCGCCTTTGATGTCAGCCATCATGACCATAATTTTTTCATCGACTTTCATGTCATTTTTTTCCTCACTGTTAGCTTCGACCATAGCTAAAGTTCCTTCATTCATTTCGGTCAATTCATCTTGTTTATCGAATGATGAATAAAGAAAAAATAATACAGCCACCATTCCTGCAATAACATAAATTTTGTTTTCTCTGATCCAGTCCACAAACGGTCAACACCTTTCTATATGTCATAAACTAAAACTTGAAATCATATGGATATAGGAGAATAAATGTACGAAGGAGGGAAGGGTTATGAAAATAGGGATTATAGGCACAGGGAATATGGGGAGAATTCTCGCCGAAGCTCTCATTGATGGGAATGCCGTTTCCCCTTCTTCAATGATGATTACAAATAGGACATTATCAAAAGCTTTAGAGATTCAAAAAATATATCCAGGCTTATCAGTTGGTGAGAATGCGGAAGAAGTTGCTGAAAACGCCGATGCTATTTTCGTATGCGTTAAGCCCCATCATGTTTTGGGAGTCCTCGAGACCATCAAACCTGTGGTCACAAAGGATAAATGT
This window of the Mesobacillus jeotgali genome carries:
- a CDS encoding DNA internalization-related competence protein ComEC/Rec2, with the translated sequence MMPNRFWPIKGQLFYLAAVSLLGLLTITENKFIYGGLFLLNVFLLKKLKKLPASTLVLLVGCYLIFMSAGYSESLSESTFTGNEKNFLILFDDEIQLDGDLLFAYGRAMPSNEKLVVKYRIKSNAEQKIIQTLLTPGMACAVSGVLNRPSPARNPNAFDYKGYLHRNDIFWIFDVDKLSLETCYQQSDGILTALKAIRHNEIARIKDTLPVETSALAAALIFGDRNLFNPETERSYQKIGIVHLLAISGLHVGLLTGMIYFLCIRMGVTKEKTEILLMAYLPVYAVITGLAPPVVRAAAMLVMLIGSRRISLRITPLDAVSAAFMLMALIHPSIIFDTGFQLSFAVSFSLVISAPVILKSFTSFVKQTAAASFIAQLSSLPVILATFYEVSAISIFANLLFVPLFSFVLLPLLLITYVILLILGVLPSFYLYLMENLVHHVNLFAMKLSELPISTIIIGKLEPFLLIVQVILIPLFFFKWEGFIFKKLKPPLWLFALPLLPLFMQILLPYLNPYGQITFLDVGQGDSIFIRMPHNQGNYLIDTGGVISFEKEHWAQRGSPYDPGMKIVVPFLKSEGVRSVDKLILTHGDADHIGGAVALLEEIRVKQLIVPRVEERSVLELEIMDIANEKGADIYIAGLGTGWTTAGGDFRILNPSETAGERNDQSIVLLAAIGGNKWLFTGDLGIEGESSVARKTKDIDIDVLKIGHHGSKYSSSELFLERTQPDFAVISVGENNRYGHPAEEVIERLEERGMQIFRTDEDGAIIYKFKDNSGTFTTQLP
- the rpsT gene encoding 30S ribosomal protein S20, translating into MPNIKSAIKRVKTSEASKAQNITVKSSMRTAVKKAEAAIVNNDTEAKVSFAEAASKLDKAAAKGLIHKNAASRKKARLMKKLNANG
- the spoIIP gene encoding stage II sporulation protein P produces the protein MRFNKRSGIIVAVQGTQVVKAALAFVFFLIGIFSISGVMTSLKPEYRITSDSVNQAANNLNGQLLFSLMGWENHQFLQALPEEYETPKLTNVMFKLSTNINLDDPRSLLGRELPGFSLFDGKILVAGEGTNYTNMPMESAPPVDVLKAEQEAALQNTEGLDKGSPEDTATAPLSTGDRKAVYIYFTHTRESYLPYLKGVTDPNKAYHSQVNVTKIGDQLKKSLEQRGVGTIVDKTDVMANLSKKGLGFGKAYQESRPVVEAAMAGDRNLQYFIDIHRDGYRKDKTTIQINGKPYAKLAFVIGGENANYEKNLALARELHNLLDKKYGKGLSRGIIEKKGASTNGKFNQDLSGNALLIEFGGVDNTFEELNRSADALADVFSEFYWQAEKVDAPAQEPPDKQ
- a CDS encoding deoxycytidylate deaminase; this encodes MERKSWDEYFLDIAEEVGTRSTCPRLHVGCVIVKDKHIVSTGYNGSIHGHDHCEDVGCLINEQGRCIRTLHAEENAVLHADRGLLKGATAFVTHEPCEKCSKTLAQSGITRIVYSSAYPNKYNELFLRDVEVVHLSK
- a CDS encoding nuclease-related domain-containing protein codes for the protein MIIKNRSESEELRVLKALNSRMDLAEREKQYFSNLQKGFEGEVMFDGYLKRLVIQSLILNDLLLEHNHSHFQIDSLMISQSLSYLFEVKNFEGEYYFDGDTFRKINGTEVKNPLLQLERNLSLLRQFFNYFGFNTSIEPYLVFVNPDFTLYNAPLNKRIILPTNLNRFIHQLNNNKSTLNDQHSRLSEKLLSSHLTKSPFTKIPKYEYSQLRKGVFCHSCGKAMEEYSGRVFMCNNCSVKENTKSALIRSVKEFNLLNPLEKMSTNIVYEWCGGVFPKKTIRQVMKENFITSGYGQWSYYE
- a CDS encoding helix-hairpin-helix domain-containing protein; the encoded protein is MDWIRENKIYVIAGMVAVLFFLYSSFDKQDELTEMNEGTLAMVEANSEEKNDMKVDEKIMVMMADIKGAVVNPGVYEINEGGRVVDLIELAGGLAEDADTAVINFASYVQDEMAIYVPRIGENVNAVPPVQVGETEGNGTVNLNSAGSSELQTLPGIGPAKADAIIEYREMNGPYKSIEDLKEISGIGDKTFEKLKDLISVK
- a CDS encoding YqxA family protein translates to MKMFMLKSFMLASLMFISVLFGMQQANEGIHKMKGYEDPEFKSAFSIDEKENGSFETAILGNDISSHDLEQKREKLEEMKAFNLFSSIGKKLADGVSSVVEKTVELITGK
- the gpr gene encoding GPR endopeptidase, which encodes MKEPVDLSMYSIRTDLAVEAREMVLADQAATVHTQENLSQIEGVIIKEKEENDIKISLVEVTAEGEKSLGKKQGQYLTIEVVGIRQQDTELQGKVEKVFANEFSHFIKQSGIKEDASCLVVGLGNWNVTPDALGPLVCENLLVTKHLFDLQPESVEEGYRSVSALSPGVMGLTGIETSDIIFGVVEKTKPDFVIAIDALASRSIERVNSTIQISDTGIHPGSGVGNKRKEISKETLGIPVIAIGVPTVVDAVSITSDTIDFILKHFGKEMREGDKPSRSLVPAGMSFGKRKKLTEEDLPEAEHRQTFLGMIGTLEDEEKRKLIYEVLSPLGHNLMVTPKEVDVFIDDMANLIASGLNSALHTRVDQDNTGMYTH
- the holA gene encoding DNA polymerase III subunit delta, translated to MVLDIWKKISKKQVDPVYLMFGTETFLINETKQLLVDNVLDDEEKDFNYSVYDLEETPIEAALEDAETFPFMGEKRLVILQNPVFLTSEKSKGKVEHNLAKLEEYLSQPAPYSIVVFSAPYEKLDERKKVTKELKRKATVIEAKKMSEQETKSWVKERAQANGAVIDQDAIELLLTLAGTNLFMLTSEIDKLALYAGENEPISREVVDRLTARSLEQNIFSLVDKVVHRNVEAALRIFYDLLKQNEEPIKILAVITGQFRLIYQVKELARKGYGQQQIAGTLKVHPFRVKLAAGQAGAFSDDELTRIMKLLADADYQMKTGGMKKEMLIEMILFQINGRK
- the lepA gene encoding translation elongation factor 4, with the protein product MSREDRLNRQSKIRNFSIIAHIDHGKSTLADRILEKTNALTAREMKDQLLDSMDLERERGITIKLNSVQLKYKAKDGEIYTFHLIDTPGHVDFTYEVSRSLAACEGAVLVVDAAQGIEAQTLANVYLAIDNDLEIVPVINKIDLPSADPERVRNEIEDVIGLDASDAVLASAKAGIGIEEILEQIVEKVPAPQGDPEAPLKALIFDSLYDAYRGVVAYIRVVDGTVKVGDKIKMMATGKEFEVTEVGVFTPKATPAAELTVGDVGFLTAAIKNVGDTRVGDTITNAKNGASEPLPGYRRLNPMVYCGLYPIDSAKFNDLREALEKLELNDSALQFEPETSQALGFGFRCGFLGLLHMEIIQERIEREFKIDLITTAPSVIYDVIMTDGTEIKVDNPSNMPDPQKIDRVEEPYVKATMMAPNDYVGAIMELCQEKRGIFIDMQYMDETRVSIVYEIPLSEIVYDFFDQLKSSTKGYASFDYELIGYKPSKLVKMDILLNAEKVDALSFIVHKDFAYERGKVIVDKLRDLIPRQQFEVPIQAAIGQKIVARSTIKAMRKNVLAKCYGGDISRKRKLLEKQKEGKKRMKQVGSVEVPQEAFMAVLKMDDNNTKK
- a CDS encoding YqzM family protein, whose amino-acid sequence is MNQFEENVQSNRNDAVDSGVGFIVSFGFFATMFIIATVVQLIGS